In a genomic window of Roseiflexus castenholzii DSM 13941:
- a CDS encoding apurinic/apyrimidinic endonuclease family protein, which produces MMALGISKILGCNRLFQAGVHQSAAGVHLSIRLLWVIEALRYLQAHHIRFYRLPDDLLAPEADGGSAADQIAGAAAMIDEVRSSIQTMAIRLSMHPSPGVAPGIADDAAAARALASIESLTLLLDALGAGRESVIVLHIGGEGNDSAAAIERFAARFERLSPAAQRRVAVEHDGERFGLFAALRLHRFTGMPVIFDALHFQLRNPERIGLSEALGLALATWSPGVRPEAHFSTQRTEAHLKPTTRGAPQVMAPRPGQHSDFINPFEFAAFLTAARGLPPFDVMLEAKAGDLALLRLRDDLRRYAPECAALVR; this is translated from the coding sequence ATGATGGCGTTGGGCATCAGCAAAATCCTGGGGTGCAACCGGCTCTTTCAGGCTGGCGTACATCAATCCGCCGCAGGCGTCCACCTGAGCATACGCCTGCTCTGGGTTATCGAGGCGCTCCGCTATCTCCAGGCGCATCACATTCGTTTCTATCGGCTCCCCGATGATCTGTTGGCGCCAGAGGCGGACGGCGGTTCCGCAGCCGATCAGATCGCCGGCGCTGCTGCCATGATCGACGAGGTTCGGTCATCTATTCAGACCATGGCAATCCGGCTCAGTATGCACCCATCACCGGGGGTCGCGCCTGGCATTGCCGACGACGCGGCGGCAGCGCGCGCACTGGCATCCATCGAGTCGCTCACGCTGCTGCTCGACGCGCTTGGCGCCGGTCGAGAGAGCGTCATTGTCCTGCACATCGGCGGCGAGGGGAACGACAGCGCGGCAGCCATCGAGCGATTCGCCGCGCGTTTCGAGCGGCTGTCACCCGCAGCGCAGCGACGTGTGGCGGTCGAGCACGATGGCGAGCGTTTCGGGTTATTTGCGGCGTTGCGTCTGCACCGTTTCACCGGCATGCCGGTCATCTTTGATGCGTTACACTTTCAGTTGCGCAACCCGGAGCGGATCGGGCTGAGTGAGGCATTGGGGCTTGCGCTAGCGACGTGGTCGCCCGGCGTGCGTCCAGAGGCGCATTTCAGCACGCAGCGCACCGAGGCGCACCTCAAGCCGACGACGCGGGGAGCGCCACAGGTGATGGCGCCGCGCCCCGGTCAACACAGCGATTTTATCAACCCGTTCGAGTTTGCCGCATTTCTCACGGCGGCGCGCGGGCTGCCGCCATTCGATGTGATGCTCGAAGCCAAGGCTGGCGATCTGGCACTGCTGCGGTTACGCGACGATCTGCGCCGCTATGCGCCAGAGTGCGCCGCGCTGGTGAGGTGA
- the gltX gene encoding glutamate--tRNA ligase, with protein MGVIQGPVRVRFAPSPTGYLHIGGVRTALFNWLFARHYGGQFILRIEDTDEKRYVPGSADDLMASLRWVGIEWDEGPDIGGPHAPYVQSLRYEAGIYRPFVEQLLESGHAYLSFTTEEELERMRAEAQARGVKAFRFRGPERDWPLDRQREMAATGRPYTVRLKTPTEGVTAFRDLVRGGERIEFKNEELYDIVLVKSSGMPVYHLAHLVDDHLMRMTHVLRSDEWVASTPYHVLLYQAFGWDPPAFAHLPPILRQDGRGKLSKRTDDVAANRFWERGYLPDAMFNYLALQGWSYDGYTEIMSREELIERFTLDRVQPSPARWNPEKLLDMNGIYIRRLTTEQLVDAMAPFLARAGLIGNPPTPDERAYLLQLAPLIHERLKELGEAPELLEFFFRDVTDYDPQALIPKKMDASTTVAALQAARDRLASLEPWTHDRLEAELRALGEELGLKPGQLFGALRVAATGRTVAPPLFDTLAALGKPRTLRRLEAAISVLAAAHAEVKGQS; from the coding sequence ATGGGTGTGATTCAAGGTCCGGTGCGGGTGCGGTTTGCGCCCAGTCCAACCGGTTATCTCCATATTGGCGGTGTGCGCACGGCGCTGTTCAACTGGCTGTTTGCGCGTCACTATGGCGGGCAGTTCATTCTCCGCATCGAAGATACCGATGAAAAGCGCTATGTGCCCGGTTCTGCCGACGACTTGATGGCATCGCTGCGCTGGGTGGGCATTGAATGGGACGAGGGTCCCGATATTGGCGGTCCGCACGCGCCATATGTGCAGTCGCTGCGCTACGAAGCCGGGATCTATCGCCCTTTCGTCGAGCAGTTGCTCGAAAGCGGGCATGCCTATCTGTCGTTCACCACCGAAGAGGAACTTGAGCGCATGCGCGCCGAGGCGCAGGCGCGCGGCGTCAAAGCCTTCCGCTTCCGTGGTCCCGAACGCGACTGGCCGCTCGACCGGCAGCGTGAGATGGCGGCGACCGGTCGCCCGTATACGGTGCGTTTGAAAACGCCTACCGAGGGTGTGACGGCATTTCGTGATCTGGTGCGCGGCGGTGAGCGTATTGAGTTCAAAAATGAGGAACTGTACGATATTGTGCTGGTCAAGTCGAGCGGGATGCCGGTCTATCATCTGGCGCATCTGGTCGATGATCATCTGATGCGGATGACGCATGTGTTGCGCAGCGATGAGTGGGTGGCGAGCACGCCGTACCACGTGCTGCTCTATCAGGCGTTCGGCTGGGATCCGCCGGCATTCGCCCATCTGCCGCCGATCCTGCGCCAGGATGGGCGTGGCAAACTGTCGAAGCGCACCGATGATGTTGCGGCGAATCGCTTTTGGGAACGCGGGTATCTGCCTGATGCCATGTTCAATTATCTGGCGCTCCAGGGGTGGAGTTACGATGGGTATACCGAGATCATGTCGCGTGAGGAGTTGATCGAGCGTTTCACGCTCGACCGGGTGCAACCGTCGCCGGCGCGCTGGAATCCGGAGAAACTGCTCGATATGAACGGCATCTACATCCGCCGGTTGACGACAGAGCAGTTGGTCGATGCCATGGCGCCGTTTCTGGCGCGCGCCGGTCTGATCGGCAATCCGCCGACTCCTGATGAGCGCGCGTATCTGCTGCAACTGGCGCCGTTGATCCACGAACGGTTGAAAGAGTTGGGAGAAGCGCCGGAATTGCTGGAGTTCTTCTTCCGTGATGTGACCGACTATGATCCGCAGGCGCTCATCCCGAAGAAGATGGATGCGTCAACAACGGTTGCTGCGCTTCAGGCTGCGCGCGATCGTCTGGCATCGCTCGAACCGTGGACCCATGATCGCCTTGAAGCGGAGTTGCGCGCGTTGGGTGAAGAATTGGGCTTGAAGCCGGGGCAGTTGTTCGGCGCTCTTCGCGTGGCTGCGACGGGGCGAACCGTGGCGCCGCCGCTCTTCGATACGCTGGCTGCGCTCGGCAAGCCGCGCACGCTCCGGCGTCTGGAAGCCGCAATTTCCGTCCTGGCAGCGGCGCATGCGGAAGTGAAAGGTCAGTCGTGA
- a CDS encoding FHA domain-containing protein codes for MVKALVLTAITGTQIGRRYTVSERVNTIGSGPQCNVTLNDRHLQPRHAEIRQMFDRWFIVPLAPGGISLNGAPVSGQSRLNPGDQLTLGGTTYRISYEELEERALGTAAETQTQSVPRLGEYFVRRGILTPEQVARVVQRQRDMQSSGVTLPFGQIAYEMGLINRAQLEQALNEQRNDFQAHFHD; via the coding sequence ATGGTCAAAGCGCTCGTCCTTACCGCCATCACCGGCACTCAGATCGGCAGACGCTACACCGTCAGCGAGCGCGTCAACACCATCGGCAGCGGACCACAGTGCAATGTGACGCTCAATGATCGCCATCTCCAACCGCGTCATGCCGAGATACGCCAGATGTTCGACCGCTGGTTCATTGTTCCGCTCGCGCCTGGCGGCATTTCACTCAACGGCGCGCCGGTGAGCGGGCAGAGTCGCCTCAACCCCGGCGACCAGTTGACGCTGGGCGGCACGACCTATCGAATCTCATACGAGGAGTTGGAAGAGCGCGCGCTTGGCACAGCCGCTGAGACGCAGACACAGAGCGTTCCCCGGCTAGGGGAGTATTTCGTCCGGCGCGGCATTCTCACGCCAGAGCAGGTGGCGCGGGTCGTCCAGCGCCAGCGGGATATGCAGTCGAGCGGCGTGACGTTGCCATTCGGACAGATCGCCTACGAGATGGGATTGATCAACCGGGCGCAGCTCGAACAGGCGTTAAACGAACAGCGCAACGACTTCCAGGCGCACTTTCACGACTGA
- a CDS encoding DUF190 domain-containing protein: MTAGEPLQRVRIYLSERDSAEGQPLYLIALDRLRREGASGATALRGIAGFGAGHRLRTAGIADFGQQTPIIIEWLDRAERVARVLPALDELLGEALITIEDIRAYRAALRSGGPFGSRSIADVARGDIMTVPPDLPLAAALDRLARARQPLLAVVDGQRLTGILVPEDAGRFGVMPLEALAELDDAERSASLARLALRPVRDAMREPRAIYIESPLAHTVNLLIEWGLDALPVTDNEGRLVGVFGVDQALRAALDGERASGHVRNAEPPPPVSLIMQMLVPTASAGADAAAVLLQTLQSAARTVVLMNGFYPTGVVSVSEATRRVREPLRSAWIAALMGDRSPLATLAAASSSGTTADDLAAAPALIPSHASEYDAIRILIEGEKQYLVVVDSEGRLAGMVTRRGLLRALAQEG; the protein is encoded by the coding sequence ATGACAGCAGGCGAGCCGCTTCAACGTGTGCGCATTTATCTTAGCGAACGCGACAGCGCCGAGGGTCAACCACTCTATCTCATCGCGCTCGACCGGTTACGGCGCGAAGGTGCATCGGGCGCCACGGCGCTGCGCGGCATCGCCGGGTTTGGCGCCGGGCATCGCTTGCGCACTGCTGGCATCGCCGATTTCGGTCAGCAAACACCGATCATTATCGAATGGCTCGACCGCGCTGAGCGTGTGGCGCGTGTGCTGCCCGCCCTCGATGAACTGCTTGGCGAGGCGCTGATTACAATTGAGGACATCAGGGCGTATCGTGCCGCGCTGCGTTCAGGCGGTCCGTTTGGCAGTCGCTCGATTGCCGATGTGGCGCGAGGCGATATTATGACGGTTCCGCCGGACTTGCCACTCGCGGCAGCCCTTGATCGCCTGGCGCGCGCGCGCCAGCCATTGCTCGCGGTCGTCGATGGACAGCGATTGACCGGCATCCTTGTTCCCGAAGATGCGGGGCGCTTCGGCGTGATGCCGCTCGAGGCGTTGGCGGAGCTCGATGATGCCGAGCGTTCTGCGTCGCTGGCGCGTCTTGCTCTGCGCCCTGTGCGCGATGCCATGCGTGAGCCGCGCGCGATCTATATCGAATCCCCTCTTGCCCATACCGTCAATCTGCTCATCGAATGGGGTCTCGATGCGCTTCCGGTGACCGACAACGAAGGTCGTCTGGTCGGGGTCTTTGGGGTCGATCAGGCGCTGCGCGCGGCGCTCGATGGAGAACGCGCCTCAGGGCATGTGCGCAATGCCGAACCGCCGCCGCCGGTCAGTCTGATCATGCAGATGCTGGTGCCCACAGCGTCCGCCGGTGCTGATGCCGCTGCCGTCCTGCTTCAGACGCTTCAGTCTGCCGCGCGGACGGTCGTGCTGATGAATGGCTTTTACCCAACCGGCGTTGTGTCAGTCTCCGAAGCCACGCGGCGCGTGCGTGAACCGTTGCGCTCCGCCTGGATCGCAGCGCTCATGGGTGATCGGTCGCCGCTTGCCACACTTGCTGCCGCTTCATCCAGCGGGACGACTGCTGACGATCTCGCGGCGGCGCCGGCATTGATCCCATCGCACGCCAGCGAGTACGATGCCATTCGCATCCTGATCGAGGGCGAGAAGCAGTATCTGGTGGTGGTCGACAGCGAAGGAAGACTGGCGGGCATGGTCACCCGCCGTGGTCTGCTGCGCGCCCTGGCGCAGGAAGGGTAA
- a CDS encoding polyprenyl synthetase family protein has product MAHSPLHLGVPEQRLNEPAATTRTMPTGLGDILRRADLLNDMADVERQMLARTISRAPLLTAAGTYTVAAGGKRLRAALVLLCARLGMYDPSRALHPAIAIELLHAASLIHDDLVDHAGQRRGHVTVHSRWDADVALLLGDYFFALAANELAAEPDPRIIAFYTSAAQTMVEGELNPVTQIEPLAIAVEQYYRKIGCKTAVLFEAACKAGIAVAGGDDAQIETLGRFGYDLGLAFQIVDDVLDYTGDETALGKPAGNDLREGTLTLPLMYAVAQSRHPLLLAIANGQRPEPARVPQIVAAVIASGGADRAMEEARRLIERANQQLTLFAPTPARRALIEIGEFVLNRRM; this is encoded by the coding sequence ATGGCACATTCCCCTTTGCACCTCGGCGTGCCTGAGCAGCGGTTGAACGAACCGGCTGCGACGACGCGCACGATGCCGACCGGTTTGGGAGACATCCTTCGTCGCGCCGACCTGCTCAACGATATGGCGGACGTTGAGCGCCAGATGCTGGCGCGCACCATTTCGCGCGCTCCGCTGCTGACGGCTGCCGGCACGTACACCGTCGCCGCTGGCGGCAAGCGGTTGCGCGCCGCCCTCGTGCTGCTCTGCGCGCGGCTTGGGATGTACGACCCGAGTCGGGCATTGCATCCGGCGATTGCCATCGAACTCCTGCATGCCGCCTCGTTGATCCACGACGATCTGGTCGATCACGCCGGGCAACGTCGCGGGCATGTCACGGTCCACTCGCGCTGGGACGCCGACGTTGCGTTGTTGCTGGGCGATTATTTCTTCGCGCTGGCGGCGAACGAACTGGCCGCCGAGCCCGACCCGCGGATCATCGCATTTTACACGTCGGCGGCGCAGACGATGGTCGAAGGGGAACTGAATCCGGTGACCCAGATCGAGCCGCTGGCGATTGCGGTGGAACAGTACTACCGCAAGATTGGCTGCAAGACAGCCGTGCTGTTCGAGGCGGCGTGCAAAGCGGGAATCGCCGTTGCCGGCGGAGACGATGCCCAGATCGAGACGCTGGGTCGTTTCGGCTACGACCTGGGGCTGGCATTCCAGATCGTCGATGATGTGCTCGACTATACTGGCGACGAAACGGCGCTCGGCAAGCCGGCCGGCAACGACTTGCGCGAGGGAACGCTGACGCTGCCACTGATGTATGCCGTGGCGCAGAGTCGTCATCCGCTCCTGCTCGCCATTGCCAATGGGCAACGACCAGAACCGGCGCGCGTGCCGCAGATTGTGGCGGCGGTCATTGCCAGCGGCGGCGCCGACCGCGCGATGGAAGAGGCGCGCAGGTTGATCGAACGCGCCAATCAGCAACTGACGCTGTTTGCGCCAACACCGGCGCGCCGCGCTCTGATCGAGATCGGCGAATTCGTCCTCAATCGACGGATGTGA
- a CDS encoding histidine phosphatase family protein, with translation MRLIIIRHGESVWNREGRYQGQMDAPLSELGLRQAEALAERLRNEPLDAIFTSPLQRAARTAEAIARYHPNVPLLTSSALLEIHHGEWQGLLVDEVIERYSEGLREWRQHPTRAQMPGGESFSNVLKRVLDFKEWLLREYHERTVLVSTHDVVVKILVADALGMNMDRINRIWVTNASISVVEYGDDLPYLVSLSEACHLGRLEVARENQKAL, from the coding sequence ATGCGCCTGATCATCATCCGCCACGGCGAGAGCGTGTGGAACCGCGAAGGTCGCTACCAGGGGCAGATGGACGCGCCGCTTTCCGAACTCGGACTGCGCCAGGCGGAAGCGCTTGCCGAACGCCTGCGCAACGAACCGCTCGACGCCATCTTCACCAGCCCATTGCAACGCGCAGCGCGGACCGCCGAAGCGATCGCGCGCTACCATCCGAATGTGCCGTTGCTCACCTCATCGGCACTGCTCGAAATTCACCACGGCGAGTGGCAGGGTCTGCTGGTGGACGAGGTGATTGAGCGCTACAGCGAGGGGTTGCGCGAATGGCGCCAGCATCCAACGCGCGCGCAAATGCCGGGAGGTGAAAGTTTCAGCAATGTCCTCAAGCGCGTGCTCGACTTCAAAGAATGGTTGCTCCGTGAGTATCATGAACGCACCGTGCTGGTTTCGACCCACGACGTCGTGGTGAAGATTCTGGTCGCCGATGCGCTTGGGATGAATATGGACCGGATCAACCGCATTTGGGTGACCAATGCCAGCATCAGCGTCGTCGAATACGGCGACGATCTGCCCTATCTCGTGAGCCTGAGCGAGGCGTGTCACCTTGGCCGGCTCGAAGTCGCACGCGAGAACCAGAAGGCGCTGTAA
- a CDS encoding tetratricopeptide repeat protein: MKVERRPSIETTAQTPLGRLRAALDSAEGVAVSAGMSADDAVSFLRACDMIEQCISEVGADADIRPETNRADFVRERLRVNAEAIVRVIRRADRVGEVETCRSWVRALAIASDRRARRVRRLAVMGIGAAALIAALLLLPVIVPAQPAPAIGAISRLLANEGASAALDLARAEYERFPNDPEVALWRGVLELRAGDPAAAENLFEQARQQAAGEIGFLFERGTLLIQVGLLDAAETDAAALIARPDAQAEGYLLLGSVREARGDRNGAIAAFQQAADRAAAADKPHLEVIAKTRLGMVLQALPAAPAPER, translated from the coding sequence ATGAAAGTTGAACGTCGACCATCGATTGAAACGACGGCACAAACGCCGCTGGGACGATTGCGCGCTGCGCTCGACAGCGCCGAAGGCGTGGCAGTCAGCGCGGGTATGTCTGCGGACGATGCCGTATCATTTTTGCGCGCCTGCGACATGATCGAGCAGTGCATCAGCGAAGTCGGCGCAGATGCCGACATTCGTCCTGAGACGAACCGTGCCGATTTTGTGCGCGAACGCCTGCGGGTGAATGCCGAAGCGATCGTTCGGGTCATCCGGCGCGCTGATCGGGTCGGTGAGGTCGAAACCTGTCGATCCTGGGTGCGTGCCCTGGCAATTGCGTCGGATCGGCGCGCTCGCCGCGTTCGCCGACTGGCGGTCATGGGGATCGGCGCTGCGGCGTTGATTGCTGCGCTGCTGCTGCTGCCGGTGATCGTTCCTGCACAACCGGCGCCTGCCATCGGTGCGATCAGTCGCCTGCTTGCGAATGAGGGCGCGTCCGCAGCGCTCGACCTGGCGCGTGCTGAGTATGAGCGTTTCCCCAATGATCCTGAGGTGGCGCTCTGGCGCGGCGTGCTCGAATTGCGCGCCGGCGATCCGGCGGCAGCGGAGAACCTGTTTGAGCAGGCGCGACAGCAGGCTGCCGGTGAGATCGGTTTTCTCTTCGAGCGCGGTACGCTGCTGATCCAGGTTGGGTTGCTCGACGCCGCCGAAACAGACGCCGCTGCGCTCATTGCGCGACCTGATGCGCAGGCGGAGGGATACCTGTTGCTCGGCAGCGTCCGTGAAGCGCGCGGTGATCGCAATGGCGCGATTGCCGCCTTTCAGCAGGCGGCGGATCGTGCCGCTGCCGCCGATAAGCCGCACCTCGAAGTCATTGCCAAAACACGCCTCGGCATGGTCTTGCAGGCGCTGCCGGCGGCGCCTGCACCGGAGCGGTAG